A stretch of Arctopsyche grandis isolate Sample6627 chromosome 9, ASM5162203v2, whole genome shotgun sequence DNA encodes these proteins:
- the LOC143917145 gene encoding uncharacterized protein LOC143917145 — translation MSITSHYSLQLFVEGRCQRTEKKKKKSNWKLVESNWKSRKVNGLKWNSIGTMQRQRGIFIRLDKCWLVSRRSQSSHFWEDRGTASEGMAKEARSGWNVGLQQDAGPHERKTGPPQQIWTLGKRATWINHVRAFETEETPDRDFNEREWNN, via the coding sequence atgtcgattacaagccactattcccttcaactgtttgttgaggGCAGATGTCAacgaactgaaaaaaaaaaaaaaaaatctaattggaaactagtcgagtctaattggaagagtcggaaagtaaacggattgaaatggaattcaatcggaaccatgcaacggcagagaggcatatttatcagattggataaatgttggttggtcagtcggcggagtcaatcaagtcacttttgggaggatagaggcaccgcttcagagggaatggcaaaggaagcacgttctgggtggaacgttggtctgcagcaagatgctgggccacatgagaggaagacggggccaccgcaacaaatttggacgttggggaaacgagcgacttggatcaaccacgtgagggcatttgaaaccgaagaaacgccagatcgcgacttcaacgagagagagtggaacaattga